Proteins found in one Microtus pennsylvanicus isolate mMicPen1 chromosome 14, mMicPen1.hap1, whole genome shotgun sequence genomic segment:
- the Lrrc9 gene encoding leucine-rich repeat-containing protein 9 isoform X2: MIESGNLNRSEIIKELCLCNGLSYEMVGQEGSDTSKLEMFFSGYPQIVGLSLFPNLSSLTIVAQDIREISGLETCLQLKELWIAECYIEKIEGLQECKNLEKLYLYYNKISKIENLEKLIRLEVLWLNHNMIRTIEGLETLKNLNDLNLAGNLISSIGRCLDPNDQLEKLNLSGNQITSFKDLTNLTRLPLLKDLSLNDPQYKTNPVCQLCNYSTHVLYHLPSLQRLDTFDVSAKQIKELADITAMKKIMYYNMRIKTVQRHLNEELEKLNDKKCKLQKLPEERLKLFNFAKKNLERELDELKGPAKEPNDAAPEAKTPKTSETVAQDLGRQQKILTKLSALDERVAFWKKKLNEIEAIYHIEVRQKKKSHGLLTPFLLTELETVGNIHFEEGTQADDWFNSCYELILSRFCTWDFRAYGITGVKVKRVIKVNNRILRLKFEEKFQRFLDNEDTHDLESYRKMLECLFYVFDPEVAVKKKHLLQILEKGFQESETNKPPLRREAVTLVNSLSMCECPRIEFFQQKFKEEMKNPAEYDLLKYGTILIAKVFLGQSVQAREQEPISKANYPMVNSVFMPQRHLLNSIIGQRHCNCRYRQFKWFVFDHDLVLPEYIVDFEYITMVKVHSLFSTLNTVILEEGKKYSEGLVFSQELKFDEEVMKMEPKIKPRPKIITLDDKTIISLAKTNIYSHIVTLNLHGNSLSKLRDLSKLTGLRKLNISFNEFTCLDDVYHLYNLEYLDASHNHVITLEGFRGLMKLKHLDLSWNQLKKTCDEINVLCKHTTSLLTLDIQHNPWQKPH, translated from the exons ATGATTGAAAGTGGAAACTTAAATCGAAGTGAAATTATTAAAGAACTG TGTTTGTGCAATGGTTTGTCTTACGAGATGGTTGGACAAGAAGGATCGGATACTTCCAAACTGGAGATGTTTTTCTCAGGGTATCCCCAAATCGTTGGATTATCATTGTTTCCTAACTTATCGAGTCTCACAATTGTTGCTCAGGATATAAGGGAGATTTCAGGATTGGAAACTTGCTTACAACTTAAAGAACTTTGGATTGCTGAGTGCTACATAGAG AAAATTGAAGGCCTTCAAGAATGCaaaaatttggaaaaattatatttatattacaataaaatttccaaaatagaaaatttaGAGAAATTAATAAGATTGGAAGTTCTTTGGCTGAACCACAATATGATAAGAACTATTGAG GGCTTAGAGACTCTGAAGAATTTAAATGACCTCAACCTCGCAGGGAACCTGATAAGCAGCATTG gGCGATGTCTTGATCCCAATGACCAACTGGAAAAactaaacctttctggaaaccaAATTACTTCTTTCAAG GACCTTACTAACTTGACCAGGCTGCCTCTCTTAAAGGACTTATCTCTGAATGATCCTCAGTATAAAACTAATCCAGTGTGTCAGCTGTGCAATTACTCCACCCACGTGTTGTATCACTTGCCTTCTCTTCAACGACTCGACACCTTCGATGTATCTGCAAAGCAAATCAAGGAGCTAGCCGAT ATCacagcaatgaagaaaataatgtattataACATGCGAATAAAAACTGTTCAGAGACATCTGAATGAAGAGCTTGAGAAACTGAATGACAAAAAGTGCAAGTTGCAGAAGCTACCAGAAGAACGGCTAAAATTATTcaactttgcaaaaaaaaat TTAGAACGGGAATTAGATGAACTCAAGGGGCCTGCTAAAGAACCAAATGATGCTGCACCAGAGGCTAAGACACCCAAGACCAGTGAGACTGTGGCACAAGATTTGGGTCGGCAGCAGAAGATTCTCACCAAACTGAGCGCCCTGGATGAAAGGGTCGCATTCTGGAAGAAGAAACTAAATGA AATTGAAGCAATTTACCATATCGAAGTAAGACAAAAGAAGAAGAGCCATGGCTTATTGACCCCGTTTTTGCTAACCGAATTGGAGACTGTGGGGAATATCCACTTTGAAGAAGGCACCCAAGCTGATGACTG GTTTAATTCCTGCTATGAACTAATTCTCTCACGTTTCTGTACCTGGGACTTCAGAGCGTATGGCATCACAGGCGTGAAGGTCAAGCGTGTCATTAAAGTTAACAACCGTATTCTGAGACTGAAGTTCGAAGAGAAATTCCAAAGGTTTTTGGATAATGAAGATACACATGATTTGGA GAGCTATCGGAAGATGCTGGAATGTCTCTTTTATGTCTTTGATCCCGAAGTGGCAGTGAAGAAGAAGCACCTGCTGCAAATCCTTGAAAAGGGGTTCCAGGAGAGCGAGACAAACAAG CCCCCTCTCCGAAGAGAAGCCGTCACCCTTGTGAACAGCCTCAGTATGTGCGAGTGTCCCCGAATTGAGTTCTTCCAGCAGAAGTTTAAGGAAGAGATGAAAAATCCAGCCGAGTATGACCTCCTCAAATACG GCACCATCCTCATTGCGAAGGTTTTCCTCGGCCAGAGCGTTCAGGCTCGTGAACAGGAGCCCATCAGTAAAGCCAACTATCCCATGGTTAACTCAGTGTTCATGCCTCAGAGACATTTGCTAA aTTCTATCATAGGACAGAGACATTGCAATTGCCGCTACCGGCAGTTCAAGTGGTTTGTCTTTGACCATGACCTTGTTTTGCCAGAGTACATCGTTGATTTTGAGTATATCACAATG gtcaaagttcattctttattttctacATTAAACACTGTTATTCTAGAAGAAGGCAAAAAATATTCTGAAGGATTAGTATTCTCGCAGGAGTTGAAATTTGATGAAGAGGTTATGAAGATGGAGCCCAAGATTAAACCCCGCCCAAAAATCATTACTTTGGATGATAAGACAATAATTTCCCTTGCTAAGACTAACATTTACAGCCATATTGTG ACTCTGAATCTGCACGGGAACAGCTTGAGTAAACTGAGAGATCTTTCCAAGTTAACTGGACTTCGAAAACTGAACATTAGCTTTAACGAATTCACCTGCTTAGATGACGTGTATCATTTG